A part of Paenarthrobacter sp. A20 genomic DNA contains:
- a CDS encoding DUF4032 domain-containing protein yields the protein MSEQNEAQWHDEPTDYGQIGKLPRTEAASAQDTAPPASVIGSLNITAAAADPELLDLPWHIALEDWPAENLAALPRGISRHIVRFAHLGGSVIAIKETSEHVARHEYHMLRKLARLDVPCVEPVAVITGRTTADGRPLNPVLVTRHLKFSMPYRALFSQMLRKDTLTRLIDAQALLLVRLHLVGFYWGDVSLSNTLFRRDAGAFAAYLVDAETGELYPDLSMGQREYDLEIARVNIAGELMDLLDGGLIEEKVDPVATSELIMDSYRRLWTELTEKESFELGERWRVAARIRRLNELGFDVEEYAIKTTADGSTIQLQPKVVDAGHHQRRLLRLTGLDAQENQARRLLNDMDQFRADNNPDLDEEISAHIWVSQIFEPIVRSIPRHLAGKLEPAEVVHEVLEHRWYMSQKQDRYVPLAETVQSYLDSVLQHRRDEAAIMLNPDTELLKILEVEVEESGRYDDEEEYPDADD from the coding sequence ATGAGCGAGCAAAACGAAGCCCAGTGGCACGACGAACCTACCGACTACGGGCAGATCGGCAAGCTCCCCCGCACTGAAGCGGCCAGTGCCCAGGACACTGCACCGCCTGCCAGCGTCATCGGTTCCCTGAACATTACGGCGGCTGCGGCTGATCCGGAGCTGCTGGACCTGCCGTGGCATATCGCCCTGGAGGACTGGCCCGCCGAGAACCTTGCGGCGCTCCCCCGCGGTATCTCCCGGCACATCGTGCGGTTCGCGCACTTGGGCGGTTCGGTGATCGCCATCAAGGAAACGTCGGAGCACGTGGCACGACACGAGTACCACATGCTGCGCAAGCTGGCCCGGTTGGATGTTCCCTGCGTGGAGCCGGTGGCTGTGATCACCGGACGCACCACCGCGGACGGGCGCCCACTGAACCCTGTGCTGGTAACCCGGCACCTGAAGTTCTCCATGCCGTACCGGGCGTTGTTCTCGCAGATGCTCCGCAAGGACACCCTGACCCGGCTCATTGACGCACAGGCCCTGCTGCTGGTTCGCCTGCACCTTGTGGGCTTCTACTGGGGTGACGTTTCACTGTCCAACACGTTGTTCCGCCGTGATGCCGGCGCCTTCGCCGCCTACCTGGTGGACGCCGAAACCGGCGAGCTCTACCCGGACCTGTCCATGGGCCAGCGCGAATACGACCTCGAAATCGCCCGGGTGAACATCGCCGGTGAACTGATGGACCTGCTGGACGGCGGACTCATCGAAGAGAAGGTGGACCCAGTCGCCACCAGCGAGCTGATCATGGACAGCTACCGTCGGCTCTGGACTGAGCTGACCGAGAAGGAATCTTTCGAACTCGGCGAAAGGTGGCGCGTGGCCGCCCGCATCCGCCGCCTCAACGAGCTGGGCTTCGATGTGGAGGAATACGCCATCAAGACCACGGCGGACGGCTCAACCATCCAGCTCCAGCCGAAGGTCGTCGACGCCGGTCACCACCAGCGCCGCTTGCTGCGCCTCACCGGACTGGACGCCCAGGAGAACCAGGCCCGCAGGCTGCTGAACGACATGGACCAGTTCCGGGCGGACAACAACCCGGATCTCGACGAGGAAATCAGCGCCCACATCTGGGTCAGCCAGATCTTCGAGCCCATTGTGCGGTCCATTCCCCGTCACCTGGCAGGGAAGCTGGAGCCGGCAGAAGTGGTGCACGAGGTCCTGGAGCACCGCTGGTACATGAGCCAGAAGCAGGACAGGTACGTCCCCTTGGCGGAGACTGTGCAGTCCTACCTGGACTCAGTGCTGCAGCACCGACGTGACGAGGCCGCCATCATGCTGAACCCGGACACGGAGCTGCTCAAGATCCTTGAGGTCGAGGTAGAGGAATCCGGCCGGTACGACGACGAGGAAGAGTACCCGGACGCGGACGACTAG
- a CDS encoding beta-N-acetylhexosaminidase, with product MNTTDNLIPRPSHVALLDGPAFTLASTARITAVGSAAPVGEQLAALLHSGTGFELPLVADTRPGDIALELTETFDGGPEAYALTAAEDGVQLTASTAAGLFNGVQTLRQLFPAAVEGADRSDDTWVIPAVEIADAPRFAYRGLMLDVARSFFTVEEVKAQIDVMTQFKLNALHLHLTDDQAWRIEIHEPEQNPSGLPYAQLTALGGQGAVEVPTAVPARGRHGFYTQQDFRDIQAYAATKNVLVVPEIDLPGHVNAALAAIPQLNPDGAAKPMSTTAEVGWSTLTADLPATYEFVREVLGQLAAITAGPYLHIGGDEAKVTDHDDYVAMVQQFVRIGAETGKTVVGWNEFAAVELPEGAVIQYWHGDFAPVVRQAEQAGSQVIMSPAANTYLDQKYASDSPIGLEWVEGGPFTWSEYYNWDPAQGGLTDQQILGVEGPLWTETVRDNQQAQWLLYPRAVSLAEVAWSGQEVRNAGDFRRRLGALGARLAKQGVVFQEAPDVEWSAKPEYPFAEASAISAKYGTIEA from the coding sequence ATGAACACGACGGACAACCTGATCCCCCGCCCCTCCCACGTCGCACTCCTGGATGGCCCGGCCTTCACGCTTGCTTCCACAGCACGGATCACCGCGGTCGGTTCCGCCGCGCCGGTCGGTGAACAGCTCGCTGCGCTTCTGCACAGTGGCACCGGTTTCGAGCTGCCCCTCGTTGCGGACACCCGCCCCGGCGACATCGCCTTGGAGTTGACGGAAACCTTCGACGGCGGCCCGGAAGCTTATGCCCTTACCGCCGCCGAAGATGGAGTACAGCTCACGGCCTCCACTGCCGCTGGACTCTTCAACGGAGTGCAGACACTCCGGCAGCTTTTCCCGGCGGCTGTCGAAGGCGCTGACCGCAGCGACGATACCTGGGTGATTCCCGCCGTCGAGATTGCCGATGCTCCCCGGTTCGCGTATCGCGGACTGATGCTGGACGTTGCCCGCAGCTTCTTCACGGTGGAGGAGGTCAAGGCCCAGATCGATGTCATGACCCAGTTCAAGTTGAACGCCCTGCACCTGCACCTCACGGACGACCAAGCGTGGCGTATTGAAATCCACGAACCGGAACAAAATCCGTCGGGTTTGCCCTATGCCCAGCTGACCGCCTTGGGCGGACAAGGCGCAGTGGAAGTCCCCACCGCCGTACCCGCCCGCGGGCGCCACGGGTTCTACACGCAGCAGGATTTCAGGGACATCCAGGCCTACGCCGCAACCAAGAACGTGCTGGTAGTGCCGGAAATCGACCTCCCTGGCCACGTCAACGCCGCCCTTGCCGCTATTCCGCAGCTCAACCCGGACGGCGCAGCCAAACCGATGAGCACCACCGCGGAGGTGGGGTGGTCAACCCTCACCGCCGACCTGCCAGCCACCTACGAGTTCGTCCGCGAAGTCCTTGGCCAGCTCGCTGCCATCACAGCGGGTCCCTACCTCCATATCGGTGGCGACGAGGCGAAGGTCACCGACCACGACGATTACGTTGCCATGGTGCAGCAGTTCGTTCGGATCGGTGCTGAGACAGGCAAAACCGTGGTGGGCTGGAACGAATTTGCCGCCGTCGAGCTTCCGGAAGGTGCCGTGATCCAATACTGGCACGGCGATTTCGCCCCCGTGGTGCGGCAGGCAGAACAGGCTGGCTCACAGGTGATCATGTCTCCCGCCGCCAACACCTACCTGGACCAAAAGTACGCCTCGGACAGCCCCATCGGACTTGAATGGGTGGAGGGCGGCCCCTTTACCTGGTCCGAGTACTACAACTGGGATCCTGCCCAGGGCGGGCTCACGGACCAGCAGATCCTGGGCGTCGAAGGGCCGCTGTGGACTGAAACCGTCCGCGACAACCAGCAGGCACAGTGGCTCCTCTACCCACGGGCTGTTTCCCTGGCCGAAGTCGCCTGGTCCGGACAGGAGGTCCGCAACGCCGGTGACTTCCGACGTCGGTTGGGCGCCTTGGGTGCCCGGCTCGCCAAGCAGGGTGTCGTCTTCCAGGAAGCACCCGACGTCGAATGGTCTGCGAAGCCGGAGTATCCCTTTGCCGAAGCGTCAGCCATCAGCGCCAAGTACGGAACAATTGAGGCATGA
- a CDS encoding ABC transporter ATP-binding protein → MATVTFDNATRLYPGTDKPAVDKLNIDIADGEFLVLVGPSGCGKSTSLRMLAGLEDVNAGRILIGDRDVTDVPPKDRDIAMVFQNYALYPHMTVADNMGFALKIAGISKEERAERVREAAKLLDLEQYLDRKPKALSGGQRQRVAMGRAIVRNPQVFLMDEPLSNLDAKLRVQTRTQIASLTRRLGVTTVYVTHDQVEAMTMGDRVAVLKDGLLQQVDTPRNLYDRPQNVFVAGFIGSPAMNLLELPVVDGGVQFGGTVYPVPRDVLEEAHGQTVTVGSRPEDLETVGNGEGLQVEVDVVEELGADAYVYGHTILDGKSHDIVARVDGRRPPMKGESIFVRPQSGHVHLFDTKTGLRLGD, encoded by the coding sequence GTGGCAACAGTTACTTTTGATAACGCTACGCGTCTGTACCCGGGCACAGATAAGCCCGCCGTCGATAAGCTCAACATCGACATCGCCGATGGCGAATTCCTGGTCCTCGTTGGACCCTCCGGTTGCGGTAAGTCCACCTCCCTGCGCATGCTCGCAGGCCTTGAGGACGTCAACGCCGGCCGCATCCTGATCGGTGACCGCGACGTCACGGACGTTCCGCCGAAGGACCGCGACATCGCGATGGTCTTCCAGAACTACGCGCTGTACCCCCACATGACTGTTGCGGACAACATGGGCTTCGCACTGAAGATCGCCGGCATTTCCAAGGAAGAGCGCGCCGAGCGTGTCCGCGAAGCAGCCAAGCTTCTTGACCTTGAGCAGTACCTGGACCGCAAGCCGAAGGCACTCTCCGGTGGTCAGCGCCAGCGTGTTGCCATGGGCCGCGCAATCGTCCGTAACCCGCAGGTCTTCCTCATGGACGAACCGCTGTCCAACCTTGACGCAAAGCTCCGCGTCCAGACCCGTACGCAGATCGCATCCCTGACCCGCCGCCTCGGCGTCACCACGGTTTACGTGACGCACGACCAGGTCGAAGCAATGACCATGGGTGACCGCGTGGCTGTGTTGAAGGACGGCCTCCTCCAGCAGGTTGACACCCCGCGCAACCTGTACGACCGCCCGCAGAACGTCTTCGTTGCAGGCTTCATCGGCTCCCCGGCCATGAACCTCCTGGAACTCCCCGTCGTCGACGGCGGCGTCCAGTTCGGCGGAACGGTTTACCCCGTGCCGCGTGACGTCCTCGAAGAAGCTCACGGCCAGACCGTCACCGTCGGCTCCCGTCCGGAAGACCTCGAGACCGTCGGCAACGGCGAAGGCCTCCAGGTTGAGGTTGACGTTGTCGAAGAACTCGGCGCCGACGCATACGTCTACGGCCACACCATCCTCGATGGCAAGAGCCACGACATCGTTGCACGCGTCGACGGTCGTCGCCCCCCGATGAAGGGCGAGTCCATCTTCGTTCGTCCGCAGTCCGGCCACGTGCACCTGTTCGACACGAAGACCGGCCTCCGCCTGGGCGACTAA